TGCCCCTGGCCGAGCCCCGTGCCGGTGAGGTCGCCCGCTCCGAAGCTGAACAGCGACTGCGCCAGCTGGTCGGAGACCAGGCCGGGCGGGCGTTCGCCCTCGGGCAGGAAGGCGGCCATCGGGTCGAGCCACGCCTGGACCCGGCCCTTGACGTGCGGCTGGGTCGTGGCCACGACGGCGGCGCCGACGACGGCCATCAGGCCGCCGAGCACGACCCAGCTGGTGCGCTGGGTCGCGATGTAGAGCATGAGGACGAACACGCCGAAGAAGATCAACGACGTGCCCAGGTCCCGTTCGTAGAACAGCACGAAGAGGCTGACGCCCCACACGAGCAGAACGGGTCCCGCGTTGCGCCCGCGCGGCAGCGCGAGGCCGAGCACGCGGCGGCCGGTGAGGGCGAGGGCGTCGCGGTTCGCCATGAGGTAGCTCGCGAAGAACACGACGATCATCACCTTGACGAACTCGCCCGGCTGCACGCTCAGCGGCCCGACGGTGATCCAGCGCTTCGCGCCGAACCGGTCGGCGCCGAACAGCGCCGGCGCCATCAGCAGCAGCATCGCCAGGGCCATGCCCAGGTAGGTGTACCGCTGGAGCATGCGGTGGTGGCGCAGCACGACCAGGGTCGCGACGAAGAGGCCGGCGCCGACCAGCGTCCACGTCACCTGGTCGGGGGCCGCGGGCGCCGACTGGTAGTTGTCGGGCGGGTAGTGCGTGGCGTACGCGTGGTCGAGGCGGTCGAGCAGCACGAGCCCGAGCCCGCTGAGCAGCACGGTGACGGGCAGGATCAGCGGGTCGGCGTGCCGGGCGAAGCGCCGCACCACCAGGTGGGCGGCGAGGGCGGTGCCGCCGAGCAGGGCCACGTGTCCCGGCAGGCCGGACGGCACCCGTTCGTCGATCGCGAGGCCCGCCGCGGCGTGCCCGGCCGCGGCGGCGGCCACGGCCAGCACGATCATGGCCAGCTCGGTGTTGCGTCGGTGTGCGATCCAGCGCGCGACCGCCGGGGGCACGCCCCTGGAGCGGTCGGGCCTGAAGCGGTCGGGCCTGGAACGGTCGGGACGCGGGGACGCCCCCGACGCGTCCGGCGTGCCGCGCGATCCCCGTGCCCGGGCGCGGTCACGGCTGTCTCCTCCGGCACTGCCACCGCTGCCCATGCACCCGCCCCCTGTGTCCGTCCGCTCCCCGGACGGGCCGGGTCCCCCGCCCGGCGGGGAAGGCACTGAGCGGCAACCTACCCGGGCCCGGGCAGGCACGTCACCAGGGCCGCGCGGGCACCCGCGGCGGCCTGCGGCCGGCAGCCCGTGGCCGGAACGCGCCGGGCGCCGCATGGCGGTGCGGGCGCTGGGTACCCGGACGCAACTAAGACAGCGTCCCGATCGTCTTCAGGGATGTGGAACGTGATGTGGGGAGCGCCGGAAGACAGGGCCCGCACCCGGCCCGTGCGCGCCGCCGGCCCCGTGGGGCCCGGGTCGAGCGCCTGTGAACGGGCAGGGTACTGCATCCCCGGCAAGAAGATGAGCGGCTTGGGAATTCTGTCCGGATTCCCGTCGTTGATTCGTTACGGACGCGGGAGGCAAGGGGGCATCCCGGGTCCGGTCCGGCAAGGACCACGTTCGATCACTTCGCAAGGGAGCACGTATGGCAACCCGTGCCGTCGCCCGGCGTCCGGACACCGATGACAGTGTCGGAGCGGCGGGCAGTGTCCGGTCCAGCGCAGGCAGCGATGCCACGGAGCGCGATCTGGTCGGCATGTACCTCGACGAGATAGCCCGCACTCCGCTGCTCGACGCGGCGAAAGAAGTCGAGCTGTCCCTCACGATCGAGGCGGGGCTGTACGCGGACCGCATTCTCCGGGGCGAGGAGCAGCCGGCCCGGGAGGGCGCCGCCGCCGCGGCCTCGCGCGAGGAGCTCGAAGCCCTCGTCGCCGCGGGCGAGCGCGCCAAGGACGCGTTCATCCGGGCCAACCTGCGACTGGTCGTCGCCGTCGCCCGCCGCTACCCGCGCAGCGGACTGCCGCTGCTCGACCTGATCCAGGAGGGCAACGCCGGCCTGGTCAGGGCGGTCGAGAAGTTCGACTACAGCAAGGGCTTCAAGTTCTCGACGTATGCGACGTGGTGGATCCGGCAGGCGATCACGCGGTCGATAGCCGACCAGTCCCGCACGATCCGGCTGCCCGTCCACCTCGTCGAGGAGCTGGGGCGCATCCGGCGCGTACAGCGGGAGTTCAACCGCGAGCACGGGCGCGAGCCGGAGCCCGCGGAGATCGCGACCGACCTGGGTTCGACGCCCGAGCGCATCCAGGACGTCCTCGACTGGGCGCGCGACCCGGTCAGCCTCAACATGTCGGTGGACGACGAGGGCGAGACGCAGTTCGGCGACCTGCTCGAAGACACCTCGGCGGCCTCGCCCGAGCAGTCCGTCCTGGTCATGATGCGGCGTGAGGGTCTGGAAGACCTGATCAGCCGGCTCGACGACCGCACCGCGGCCATCATCAGGGCCAGGTACGGCATCGAGGACGGCCGCGAGCGGACCCTCACGGAAGTGGGCAAGCAGCACGGCCTGACCCGTGAGCGCATCCGGCAGATCGAGAAACACGCCCTGCTTGAGCTGAAGCGCATGGCGAACGACTCCGGGTTCGACGCCGCCGCCTGACCGCGGCCGGGGCGCGCCCGCGCACCGCGCGCACGCCCCGACGCACCACAGGAGCACCGCCTGCGGGCCGCGCACCACCCCTCACGGGTGGTGCGCGGCCCGTTGTCGTTCCGGCGTACGTCGCGCACCCCGTCCGGTGCTGTGACGCAGCACACAGCAGCGCGCGAAATAAGCGGGGAGTCGTTCTCCGTTCGGAACGGTGTCCGACTCAACCGGGGACTTGGTCCCCGGTTGTTCCGCCCACGAACTCCGCGACCGGCAGACGAGCCGGCGCGCCGAACCGCCGGAGGGGGAAGCGGCAGCATGACCGCCACATCCGCGTCCACGCCATCGCCCACGCCGTCAGCGCCGTCCACGTCGTCCGGGTCCTCGGCCGCGACGAGCCCCGCGGCGTCGACGGCCGCGCCCGTGGGCAGGCGCGCCGCGGACGCGTGCACCCGGTTGCGCGCCGACGCCGTCCGCAACCGCGAACGCATCCTCCTCGCCGCCCGGGAAGCCATCGTCGAGCACGGCCCCGAGGCCCCCCTCGACGACATCGCCCGGCGGGCCGGAGTCGGGAACGCCACGCTCTACCGGCACTTCCCCGACCGGCACTCGCTGCTGTTCCACGTGATGCTCTACGTGAACGAGCGGATCGTCGAGCAGGCCGAGCAGACCCTGAAAACCGTCGACGACCCCTTCGAGGCCCTGTGCCGCATGGTGCTCGCCTCAGCGGAGGAACGGGTCGGCGGACTCTGCCCGATGCTCGGCTTCGGGATCGACCCCGAGGATCCGCAGCTGGTCGCCAGCCGGGAACGGATGCACCGCGTGACCCAGCAGATCGTCGACCGCGCGCACGAGTCGGGCGCGCTCCGCGCCGACATCGGCTCCGGCGACCTGCTGGTGGCCGTCGCCCGCCTGACCCAGCCCGTTCCCGGCACCCAGGAGGACCGCCGGAGCGACATGACCGAGATGGCGAGGCGCCACCTCCAGGTGTTCCTCGACGGGTTGCGCACACCCCCGCGCAGCCCGCTGCCAGGCCGGGCGAGCAACCTCGCCGACTTCAAGGACGGATTCTGCGCCCCGGCCGCCACCCGCTCCACCAGTGCCACCCGTTCCACCGCCGCCAACCGTTCCGGCACCGCGCCCCGCTCCAGCGGCGGGCACGGGCCCGGCGGCGGTCCGACGCCGGACCGACGCTGAATCCGGCTCTCCACCGAAGTCCTCACCCTCAACGGCTTCCAGCCGTCCTTCGCCCTGCCCACCGCACGAACGCAACGTGAGGTTCCCACCGTCATGCCACCCGAGAAGACCGCGAGCCCGGCTCGCGGCGCCCTGGACCCCAAGCGCTGGCACGCGCTGTTCTTCATCGCCCTCGCCCAGCTGATGGTGGTCCTGGACGGCACCATCGTGAACATCGCCCTCCCCACCGCCCAGGTCGACCTGGGCATATCCGACGGCAACCGCCAGTGGGTCATCACCGCCTACGCGCTCGCCTTCGGCGGACTCCTGCTGTTCGGCGGGCGGGTCTCCGACCTGTGGGGACGCCGCCGGGCGTTCATCGTCGGCCTCATCGGCTTCGCCCTGGCGTCCGCGCTCGGCGGCGCCGCGCAGAACGAGGCGATGCTCTACATCTCCCGCGCCCTCCAGGGCGTCTTCGGCGCGCTGCTCGCCCCGGCCGCGCTCTCGCTGCTGACCGTCCTGTTCTCCAACGGCAAGGAACGCGCCAAGGCGTTCGGTGTCTTCGGCGCCATCTCCGGCGCGGGCGCGGCCATCGGCCTGCTGCTCGGCGGCGCGCTCACCGACTACCTGGACTGGCGCTGGACGTTCTACGTGAACATCCCGTTCGCCGTGGTCGCCGCCATCGGCGCCGTGCTCTACATCAAGGAGCCCGAGAACGCCAGGAACCGCTCCACCCTCGACATCCCGGGCGCCGTGCTCGCGTCCCTCGGCCTGGTGGCCCTGGTCTACGGCTTCGCCCGGGCAGAGCACGAGGACTGGACGGAGCCGCTCACCGTCACGATGTTCGTGACCGCGGCCGTGCTGCTCGCGGCGTTCGCGCTCGTCGAGTCGCGCGTCAAGTCCCCGCTGCTCCCGCTGCGCGTGATCACCGACCGGAACCGCGGCGGTGCCTACGCCGCACTGGGTCTGGCGATCATCGGCATGTTCGGCCTCTTCCTGTTCATGACCTACTACCTCCAGGTCGTGCGCGGATACTCGCCGGTCAGGACCGGTGTGTCGTTCCTGCCCATGGTCGCGGGCATGATCATCGGCTCCACCCAGATCGGCGCCCGACTGGTCACGAGGGTCTCGCCGCGCGCACTCATGGCGCCGGGCTTCGCCGTCGCCTCGCTCGGCATGCTGCTGCTGACCCAGCTCAGCCTCGACACCTCCTACGTCGCGGTGATCCTGCCGGCTCAGGTGCTGCTCGGCCTGGGCATGGGCACCGCGTTCATGCCCGCGATGAGCCTGGCGACGGAACGGGTCAAGCCGACCGACGCCGGTGTGGCCGGCGCCATGGTGAACGTGTCGCAGCAGGTCGGCGGCGCCATCGGCACCGCGTTGCTCAACACCATCGCCGCCGGTGCCACGACCGCGTACCTCACCGACCACGCGGCGGGCGCGACGGACGAACAGCTGCTCGCGTTCAGCGCGATGGTCCACGGCTACACCACGGCCATCTGGTGGGCGTTCTTCATCGTGCTCGGCTCCGCCGTGATCTCGGCCCTGCTGATCAACAGCAAGGGAAGCAGCCGTGACGCGGAGTCCTCGGGCGACGACGCGGACGACGCCGCGCACGTGCCCGTGATGGTGCACTGAACCGGCCGCGGGAGGCCCGGCCACCCGCACCCGGCACGCGCCCCTCACGCGCCCGGCCCTCGCGGCACACCGCCGCGGGGGCCGGGCGTTGCCGTGCGGAGGCCCCCGTCCGCCCGCTCCCGACCTGTTCACACCGGAATGATCCGCGCGTACGATCCCGACCGGGACAACAGAATCGGGCACGGAACGGACCCAAACACACATGTACGCACCCGAGCGCCAGCAGGCGATCCTCGCCCTCGCGCGCACCCGCGGCCGGGTCGAAGTCCTGGCGCTCGCACAGGAGTTCCACGTCACCGCGGAAACCGTGCGCCGCGACCTGAAGACCCTCGTCCGGGCCGGCGTGCTGCGCCGTGTGCACGGCGGCGCCATCCCGGCGGGCCGACTGGACTTCGAACCCGGCCTCGGCGAACGCGAGGCCACCGCCGTCCCGGAGAAGGAACGCATCGCCCGCGCCGCCCTCCCTCTCCTCCCCGGCGAGGGCAGCGTCCTCATCGACGCGGGCACGACCACCGCCGCCCTGGCCGCCGTGCTGCCACTCGACGCCACCCTCACCGTCGTCACCCACGCGCTGCCGATCGCCACCAGGCTCGCCGACCATCCCGGGATCGACCTGCACCTGGCCGGCGGCCGGGTCAGGCACCGCACCCGGGCGGCGGTCGACGCCTGGGCGCTGCGCACCTACGGCGAGATCACCGCGGACATCGCGTTCGTCGCCACCAACGGTTTCGGCCCCGCCTCCGGCCTGACCACGCCCGACCTGGCCGAGGCAGCGGTGAAACGCGCCCTGATCTCCGCCGCCCGCCGCGTCGTGCTGCTCGCCGACTCGGGCAAGTTCGGACAGGAGCACTTCGCCCGCTTCGGCACCCTCGCGCAGGTCGACCTGCTGATCACCGACGACGGCCTGGCCGAGAGGGACGCGGCGAGCGTCGAGGCGGCAGGACCCGAGGTGCGCCGCGCGTGATCCTCACCGTAACGCCGAACCCGAGCCTCGACCGCACCTACGAGATCCCGGCCCTCGCCCGAGGCGCGGTGCTGCGCGCCGACGCCGACCGCGTCGACCCCGGCGGCAAGGGCGTCAACGTCTCCCGCGCGGTCGCCGCCGCCGGGCACCGCACCATCGCGGTCCTGCCACTCGGCGGTCCGGAAGGCGCGCTGCTCGAACGGCTGCTGACCGGGCTCGGCATCGAGGTCGCCGCCGTCCCCGTCACGGGCCGCACCCGCGTCAACGTCGCCGCCGCCGAACCGGACGGCACCCTCACCAAACTCAACGCCCCGGGCCCCGAACTGACCCCGGCCGAGTCGCGCGCACTGCTGAGCGCCGTCACGGCACGCGCCGGCAGCGCCACGTGGACCGTCTGCTGCGGCAGCCTGCCCCGCGGCCTCGACGACGACTGGTACGCCGCACTCGTCGCCCGCGCCCGCGGGACCGGCGCGCGCATCGCCCTGGACACCTCGGGCCCCGCCCTCACCCGCGCCCTGCCCGCCCGGCCCGACGTGGTCAAACCGAACACCGATGAACTCGCCACCGCCGTCCGCCGCCACCTCACCACCGTCGGAGACGCCGTCCTGGCCGCCGAGGAACTGCGGACGGCCGGGGCCCGAGCGGTGCTCGCCACACTCGGCGCGGCGGGGCAACTGCTCGTCGACGACACGGGCACGCACTGGGGCACCGCGCCGGCCACGCCGGTCCGCAGCGATGTCGGCGCGGGCGACGCCTCGCTGGCCGGGTTCCTGTCCGCCGGCGGCCGGGGGCCGCGGGCGCTGGCCGCCGCACTGGCCCACGGCGCGGCGGCCGTACGGCTGCCGGGCAGCGCCATGCCCGAGCCGGCCGACCTGCGGCCCGACGAGGTCGCCGTCACCTCGCAACCACCGCTCGAACGCCCGTTGGGAGCCGCGCGATGAACCCACTGATCACCGCGGATCTGGTCGACCTCGATCTCGACCGAACCGCCGCGCACCGCGAGGGGGCCGCCCGCGCCCTCGCGGCCCGCATGGCCGCCGCGGGCCGTGTCACGGACGTCGACGCCTTTCTGGCCGACGTGGCGGCCCGCGAGGCGCAGGCGCCGACCGGTCTCGAAGGCGGCATCGGCATACCCCACTGCCGCAGCGCCCACGTGACCGAGCCGACGCTCGCGTTCGGCCGCAGCTCGCGCGGCATCGACTTCGGCGCCCCCGACGGTCCGGCGCACCTCATCTTCCTCATCGCCGCCCCGGCCGGCGGCGACCGGGACCACCTGTCGGTCCTCTCCGCCCTGGCCCGCGACCTCATGGACCCGCAGTTCACTCGCGCCCTGCGGGAGACCGGGGACCCGGCCAGGGCGGCTTCCCTGCTCAGGGGGCCCTCCCCCACCCCCTCCCACCCCTCCTCCTCCGCCTCCCCGGCCCAGGTCGCCGGAGGCGACCCGGGCTCCGGCTCCGGGACGGGCACCGACGGGACCGGCACGGGCAGCGCCGACGGAACCGGGACCGGCGGGACCGGCGGCGAACCGGGCCCGCAGGCGCGGGCCGGCCGCGCGCCCCGGACACCCGCCGACGAACCGTCCAGCCGCGACGAACGGACGCCCGCCGCCGAACCGTTCGACCCCACGCCCCGGACACCCGCCGACGAACCGTTCGGCCGCGACGAGCGCACGCCTGCCGCCCCAGGCACCTCGCACTCGCCCGATGCGCACGCCGCCGAGTCCGGAGCGGCTCCGCCGGACGCACACGCCGACGGCGCACACCCGCCGCGGGCCGGGACACACGCACGGGCGGAAGGCGACGGGCCCGTGCCGCACGCCGGACGCGGCCCCGTTCCGGGCGCCGGGACGCCCGCGCGGGCCGACGGCGGCCGGGTGGAGGCCGAGGGAGCCGCGGCGGGCGGCACACCGTTCCGGATCGTGGCCGTGACCGCCTGCCCCACCGGCATCGCCCATACCTACCTCGCGGCCGAGGCGTTGCGGCGCGCCGCCGACGAGGCGGACGGGATCGAGATCGCCGTGGAGCCGCAGGGCTCCGGCGGCTTCGAACGCCTGCCCCCCGAACTCATAGCCCGCGCCGACGCGGTGATCCTCGCCCACGACGTGGAGGTGCGCGACCGGGCCAGGTTCGACGGCAAACCGACCGTGGACACAGGCGTCAAGGCCGCCGTGAGCCGTCCCGGCGAACTGATCGCCCGCGCCCGCGCAGCCCCGCCTCCGGACGGCGTCCCGGGAGCGAGCCGGCCCGCGCCGATGGAACGCGCCGCGGAACCCGGCGACCACCTGGGCACGCGCCTGCGCAAGTGGCTGATGACCGGCGTCAGTTACATGGTGCCGTTCGTCGCCGCCGGGGGCCTGCTCATCGCGCTCGCCTTCGCCCTCGGCGGCTACGAGATCAGCGACGCGCCCGCCGTGGCCGACCACTTCTCACCGGCCGAGGCCGACAGCTGGGCCGCCCTCGCCCATCAGATCGGCAGCACCTCCTTCACTTTCCTCATCCCCGTCCTCGCGGGCTACATCGCCTACGGCATGGCCGACCGCCCCGGGCTGGTGCCCGGCTTCACCGGGGGCGCCATCGCCGTGACCGTCGAGGCCGGGTTCCTCGGCGGCCTGGCCGCAGGCCTGCTGGCCGGCGCCGTCGTGCTCGGTATCCGGCGGGTCCGCGTCCCCCCGGCGCTTCGCGGCATCATGCCCGTCGTCGTCATTCCCCTCCTTTCGGCCGCGGCCGTCGGGTTGCTCATGTTCGTGGTCGTCGGCCGCCCGATCGCTGAGGCCCAGTCGGCGCTGACCGACTGGCTGAACGGGCTGGGCGGCGCGAACGCCGTCCTCCTGGGCGCTCTGCTCGGGCTGATGATGTGCTTCGACCTGGGCGGCCCGGTCAACAAGGTCGCCTACGCCTTCGCCACCGGCGGGATCGCCGTCGCCGACCCGGGGGACACCAGCCTGGAGATCATGGCCGCGGTCATGGCCGCCGGCATGGTCCCGCCGCTCGGGCTCGCCCTGGCCACCACCGTTCGCGGCCGGTTGTTCACCTCCACCGAGAAGGACAACGGCAAGGCGGCCTGGGTGCTCGGCGCCTCGTTCATCACCGAGGGCGCCATCCCGTTCGCGGCGGCGGACCCCCTGCGCGTCATTCCCTCCGCCATGGCCGGCGGCGCGCTCACCGGGGCCCTGGCCATGGCGGCCGGAAGCACTCTGCGGGCACCGCACGGCGGCGTGTTCGTCGTGCCGCTCGTCGGCGGACCCGCCCTGTACCTCCTTTCCATCGCGGCCGGGACCGTGGTCACCGCCGCCCTCGTGGTTCTGCTCAAACACCGCCGCACTGCCGACGGTCCCGGCCGCGGCCCGGCCCAGGCGCCCGGGGCGACGCAGGCTCGATGACGCCCACCCCGTCCGCGCCGACGCCCTCGCCCCCCAGCCTCCGGCGGCGCCCCCGCCGGGTCTACCGGTCGCCGTACAGCTCCCGGTAGGCGGGGAACACGCCACCCGGCGTGTCCGCGCCCTCGGCCGCCAGCACTCCCTTGACCACCGCGCGCGCCAGCACGTCGGCCCCCGCCGCCAGTACCTCGTTGAAGGCGAGCGCCGCCTCGATGGGAGTCGGCCCTTCCGGTCCCGGTCGACCGCCCGTGGCCAACGCGAACACCGTGTCGCCGTCGGTCATCAGGTGAGCCGGCCGTACCGCGCGGGCCAGCCCTCCATGTGCCGTGCCCGCCAGCTTCTGGGCCTGCGACGGCGACAGCGCGACATCCGTGGCCACGACGGCGAGCGTCGTGTTCAACGGGGGCCGCCCGGCCGGCGCGGACCG
Above is a genomic segment from Streptomyces marincola containing:
- a CDS encoding fructose-specific PTS transporter subunit EIIC: MNPLITADLVDLDLDRTAAHREGAARALAARMAAAGRVTDVDAFLADVAAREAQAPTGLEGGIGIPHCRSAHVTEPTLAFGRSSRGIDFGAPDGPAHLIFLIAAPAGGDRDHLSVLSALARDLMDPQFTRALRETGDPARAASLLRGPSPTPSHPSSSASPAQVAGGDPGSGSGTGTDGTGTGSADGTGTGGTGGEPGPQARAGRAPRTPADEPSSRDERTPAAEPFDPTPRTPADEPFGRDERTPAAPGTSHSPDAHAAESGAAPPDAHADGAHPPRAGTHARAEGDGPVPHAGRGPVPGAGTPARADGGRVEAEGAAAGGTPFRIVAVTACPTGIAHTYLAAEALRRAADEADGIEIAVEPQGSGGFERLPPELIARADAVILAHDVEVRDRARFDGKPTVDTGVKAAVSRPGELIARARAAPPPDGVPGASRPAPMERAAEPGDHLGTRLRKWLMTGVSYMVPFVAAGGLLIALAFALGGYEISDAPAVADHFSPAEADSWAALAHQIGSTSFTFLIPVLAGYIAYGMADRPGLVPGFTGGAIAVTVEAGFLGGLAAGLLAGAVVLGIRRVRVPPALRGIMPVVVIPLLSAAAVGLLMFVVVGRPIAEAQSALTDWLNGLGGANAVLLGALLGLMMCFDLGGPVNKVAYAFATGGIAVADPGDTSLEIMAAVMAAGMVPPLGLALATTVRGRLFTSTEKDNGKAAWVLGASFITEGAIPFAAADPLRVIPSAMAGGALTGALAMAAGSTLRAPHGGVFVVPLVGGPALYLLSIAAGTVVTAALVVLLKHRRTADGPGRGPAQAPGATQAR
- a CDS encoding MFS transporter — translated: MPPEKTASPARGALDPKRWHALFFIALAQLMVVLDGTIVNIALPTAQVDLGISDGNRQWVITAYALAFGGLLLFGGRVSDLWGRRRAFIVGLIGFALASALGGAAQNEAMLYISRALQGVFGALLAPAALSLLTVLFSNGKERAKAFGVFGAISGAGAAIGLLLGGALTDYLDWRWTFYVNIPFAVVAAIGAVLYIKEPENARNRSTLDIPGAVLASLGLVALVYGFARAEHEDWTEPLTVTMFVTAAVLLAAFALVESRVKSPLLPLRVITDRNRGGAYAALGLAIIGMFGLFLFMTYYLQVVRGYSPVRTGVSFLPMVAGMIIGSTQIGARLVTRVSPRALMAPGFAVASLGMLLLTQLSLDTSYVAVILPAQVLLGLGMGTAFMPAMSLATERVKPTDAGVAGAMVNVSQQVGGAIGTALLNTIAAGATTAYLTDHAAGATDEQLLAFSAMVHGYTTAIWWAFFIVLGSAVISALLINSKGSSRDAESSGDDADDAAHVPVMVH
- a CDS encoding TetR/AcrR family transcriptional regulator; its protein translation is MTATSASTPSPTPSAPSTSSGSSAATSPAASTAAPVGRRAADACTRLRADAVRNRERILLAAREAIVEHGPEAPLDDIARRAGVGNATLYRHFPDRHSLLFHVMLYVNERIVEQAEQTLKTVDDPFEALCRMVLASAEERVGGLCPMLGFGIDPEDPQLVASRERMHRVTQQIVDRAHESGALRADIGSGDLLVAVARLTQPVPGTQEDRRSDMTEMARRHLQVFLDGLRTPPRSPLPGRASNLADFKDGFCAPAATRSTSATRSTAANRSGTAPRSSGGHGPGGGPTPDRR
- a CDS encoding DeoR/GlpR family DNA-binding transcription regulator, whose amino-acid sequence is MYAPERQQAILALARTRGRVEVLALAQEFHVTAETVRRDLKTLVRAGVLRRVHGGAIPAGRLDFEPGLGEREATAVPEKERIARAALPLLPGEGSVLIDAGTTTAALAAVLPLDATLTVVTHALPIATRLADHPGIDLHLAGGRVRHRTRAAVDAWALRTYGEITADIAFVATNGFGPASGLTTPDLAEAAVKRALISAARRVVLLADSGKFGQEHFARFGTLAQVDLLITDDGLAERDAASVEAAGPEVRRA
- a CDS encoding sigma-70 family RNA polymerase sigma factor, yielding MATRAVARRPDTDDSVGAAGSVRSSAGSDATERDLVGMYLDEIARTPLLDAAKEVELSLTIEAGLYADRILRGEEQPAREGAAAAASREELEALVAAGERAKDAFIRANLRLVVAVARRYPRSGLPLLDLIQEGNAGLVRAVEKFDYSKGFKFSTYATWWIRQAITRSIADQSRTIRLPVHLVEELGRIRRVQREFNREHGREPEPAEIATDLGSTPERIQDVLDWARDPVSLNMSVDDEGETQFGDLLEDTSAASPEQSVLVMMRREGLEDLISRLDDRTAAIIRARYGIEDGRERTLTEVGKQHGLTRERIRQIEKHALLELKRMANDSGFDAAA
- a CDS encoding FtsW/RodA/SpoVE family cell cycle protein, which gives rise to MIVLAVAAAAAGHAAAGLAIDERVPSGLPGHVALLGGTALAAHLVVRRFARHADPLILPVTVLLSGLGLVLLDRLDHAYATHYPPDNYQSAPAAPDQVTWTLVGAGLFVATLVVLRHHRMLQRYTYLGMALAMLLLMAPALFGADRFGAKRWITVGPLSVQPGEFVKVMIVVFFASYLMANRDALALTGRRVLGLALPRGRNAGPVLLVWGVSLFVLFYERDLGTSLIFFGVFVLMLYIATQRTSWVVLGGLMAVVGAAVVATTQPHVKGRVQAWLDPMAAFLPEGERPPGLVSDQLAQSLFSFGAGDLTGTGLGQGHSYLVGFAGRSDFILATVGEELGLAGVTAVLLLYALLIQRGIKAALSATDPFGKLLAAGLSCVLALQVFIVSGGVTGLIPLTGKALPFLAQGGSSTVANWLLVALLIRVSDTAGRAATQPPGNATILTPVITDDTPRPAP
- the pfkB gene encoding 1-phosphofructokinase, with protein sequence MILTVTPNPSLDRTYEIPALARGAVLRADADRVDPGGKGVNVSRAVAAAGHRTIAVLPLGGPEGALLERLLTGLGIEVAAVPVTGRTRVNVAAAEPDGTLTKLNAPGPELTPAESRALLSAVTARAGSATWTVCCGSLPRGLDDDWYAALVARARGTGARIALDTSGPALTRALPARPDVVKPNTDELATAVRRHLTTVGDAVLAAEELRTAGARAVLATLGAAGQLLVDDTGTHWGTAPATPVRSDVGAGDASLAGFLSAGGRGPRALAAALAHGAAAVRLPGSAMPEPADLRPDEVAVTSQPPLERPLGAAR